One Roseimaritima multifibrata DNA window includes the following coding sequences:
- a CDS encoding sacsin N-terminal ATP-binding-like domain-containing protein: MNFIERVRSENEPLAAVLRNERFSGIRQIVEQLYPDKAHFIYELLQNAEDTGARIVQFRLEKNRLIFAHDGRTFTEDDVWGITNIGKGTKQDNEDKIGRFGVGFKAVFAYSETPSIWSPTHNFRISDLVLPTEIPPRSAADKATIFDFPFNNPKKSAASAFDEIAEGLQLLSEELLIFLNHIHRVKWEIVGGNQGGLKRIDRPPNLIKVQKIVGGRIISSSSFLRFMKPVDGLSSQNVSVAFPLEAKDSESPQRDSVTISEVFRIVPGTPARVSVYFPAEKEVSGLRFHIHAPFVPELSRASIKDTPANDPLFHQLASLMPEALEKIRDLGLLTAEFLNVLPHDQDGIPANYQPVRDAIVEAMNTKPLTPTQSKTHLPARQLLQAKAVLKELLPSEDLRQIQEDDEAFDWAVAAPQRNSNADRFLSGLEIKRWDVDRFVSLLERRKGDGRYWSQHTYRYQTSEPDEGFDVWLASKDAGWLQRLYAMLHREYGENGGLDRFKSIQVVRLANQCFARPDQSFFGKNGMTNDDRFPRVDSQVYKSGKSKADQDAAKKFLEDSGVREVGEAEQVEAILASFYVGKSEREFNAHIGDLKRFLQLIHSDPNAVKLFAKRAVLLNMSGKWSIPSEIYLDEPFLKTGLSDFYKSVDAGPRRVALSPRYADVRSHAEILCEFAETVGALSSLRISQVSCDSNANVAFLVHQAPGNPSRHKIDKDFQIIGLVNALQNPTVELAKLLWTTLARQADTNWTRAKYRSNQTQPLREDFSQLAVTLRNAQWLPQGHDFVRPAEADFRLLPEDFEYAPGWKWLPAIAFGVNAKKRTEEYKKKQEFAAELGFSDDQSLEDAKWFAALDAEARQLFKSEYRSRTNVELPERSPSNPERRGDKVGQLALDAPEEEKEIRPRSVSTVSPGVKKEIKPYLRDQYTNADGIMFCQICQNAVPFSLANGDPYFETVQFIPRTAKVYFQNYLALCPNHAAMVQFANESKDAIAEQFAILDADRLPIDLAGESFDVYFTETHRKDLQAVLKADDKSENTLDR, from the coding sequence GTGAACTTTATTGAGAGAGTGCGAAGTGAGAACGAGCCTTTGGCGGCGGTCCTGAGAAACGAAAGATTTTCTGGCATTCGTCAGATTGTCGAGCAACTCTACCCCGATAAGGCACACTTCATCTATGAGTTGCTACAGAACGCCGAAGATACCGGCGCGAGAATTGTTCAGTTCCGATTGGAGAAGAATCGGCTGATTTTTGCCCACGATGGAAGAACGTTTACTGAGGATGATGTTTGGGGAATCACCAATATTGGCAAAGGAACAAAACAGGACAACGAAGACAAAATTGGTCGTTTTGGTGTCGGTTTCAAAGCCGTGTTTGCATATTCCGAGACTCCTTCAATCTGGTCGCCAACACATAATTTTAGGATTTCCGATCTCGTTCTTCCCACGGAAATTCCACCACGCAGTGCAGCAGACAAAGCGACCATTTTTGATTTTCCGTTTAACAACCCGAAGAAGTCAGCCGCATCTGCGTTCGATGAAATTGCCGAAGGGCTTCAGCTTCTTTCAGAGGAGTTGCTGATTTTCTTGAACCACATCCATCGAGTGAAATGGGAAATTGTCGGTGGCAATCAAGGCGGTCTCAAACGCATCGACCGGCCACCGAATTTGATCAAAGTGCAAAAAATTGTGGGCGGTAGAATAATTTCCAGTTCATCGTTCCTGCGATTCATGAAACCTGTTGATGGTTTATCGTCGCAAAACGTATCGGTTGCGTTCCCATTGGAGGCAAAAGACAGCGAGTCCCCGCAGCGTGATTCAGTCACTATTTCCGAAGTCTTTCGCATTGTTCCTGGCACACCGGCGCGAGTGTCCGTTTACTTCCCAGCAGAAAAGGAAGTATCGGGCCTGCGTTTTCACATACATGCTCCGTTTGTTCCCGAGTTGAGTCGCGCAAGTATCAAGGATACGCCTGCGAATGATCCGTTGTTCCACCAACTGGCGAGCCTGATGCCAGAGGCGCTTGAGAAAATTCGAGATCTTGGTTTGTTAACAGCCGAGTTTCTAAACGTACTCCCACATGACCAGGACGGAATTCCTGCCAACTATCAGCCAGTTCGTGATGCAATCGTCGAGGCGATGAATACAAAGCCGCTAACACCAACGCAGTCCAAAACTCACTTGCCAGCGAGACAGTTGTTGCAGGCGAAGGCGGTTTTGAAGGAACTATTGCCCAGCGAGGACCTGCGTCAAATCCAGGAAGATGATGAAGCATTTGATTGGGCAGTAGCCGCTCCACAACGAAACAGCAATGCAGATCGGTTTCTTTCAGGACTTGAAATCAAACGCTGGGACGTTGATCGTTTCGTGAGCCTTCTTGAGCGACGAAAAGGAGACGGACGGTACTGGAGTCAACACACTTACCGATATCAAACATCAGAACCAGACGAGGGATTCGACGTATGGCTCGCATCTAAGGATGCAGGTTGGCTTCAGCGATTGTATGCAATGCTGCATCGAGAGTACGGAGAGAATGGGGGCCTTGATCGCTTCAAATCAATCCAAGTCGTGCGACTTGCAAATCAGTGCTTCGCGAGACCGGATCAATCGTTCTTCGGCAAAAACGGGATGACGAACGACGATCGATTTCCTCGTGTCGATTCGCAAGTTTACAAGAGCGGCAAAAGCAAGGCAGACCAAGACGCGGCAAAAAAGTTTTTGGAAGATTCAGGTGTACGAGAAGTTGGTGAAGCGGAGCAGGTAGAAGCAATTCTGGCTTCATTCTATGTTGGAAAAAGCGAACGCGAGTTTAATGCTCACATCGGTGATCTAAAGCGATTCTTGCAGTTAATTCATTCCGACCCCAACGCCGTCAAATTGTTCGCTAAACGTGCTGTCCTGCTTAACATGAGCGGTAAATGGTCAATTCCTTCTGAGATTTACCTTGATGAACCGTTTCTTAAAACAGGTTTGTCGGATTTTTACAAATCGGTTGATGCTGGCCCCAGGCGAGTCGCTTTGTCACCAAGGTACGCCGATGTCCGGAGCCATGCGGAAATCCTATGCGAATTTGCTGAGACCGTTGGGGCATTATCTAGCTTGCGGATAAGTCAAGTGAGCTGCGACAGCAATGCGAACGTCGCCTTTTTGGTTCATCAGGCACCAGGAAATCCGAGTCGCCACAAGATTGATAAGGACTTTCAGATTATTGGATTGGTCAATGCGTTACAAAACCCAACAGTTGAGTTAGCCAAACTACTTTGGACAACACTTGCACGACAAGCGGACACGAACTGGACACGTGCAAAATACCGCAGCAATCAAACTCAGCCACTCCGCGAAGATTTTTCGCAACTCGCAGTAACCTTGCGAAATGCACAATGGTTGCCCCAGGGTCATGACTTTGTGCGGCCTGCTGAAGCTGATTTCCGCCTACTGCCCGAAGACTTCGAGTACGCGCCTGGCTGGAAATGGCTTCCTGCGATTGCGTTCGGCGTAAACGCTAAAAAACGAACCGAGGAGTACAAAAAGAAACAGGAGTTCGCGGCTGAGTTAGGCTTCAGCGATGATCAGTCGCTCGAGGATGCGAAGTGGTTTGCGGCTCTAGATGCCGAAGCCCGGCAGTTGTTCAAATCGGAGTATCGATCAAGAACAAATGTTGAACTGCCTGAACGCTCGCCGTCTAATCCCGAGCGACGCGGCGACAAAGTCGGTCAACTTGCCCTGGACGCACCCGAGGAGGAAAAAGAGATCCGACCGAGATCAGTTTCGACCGTCAGCCCAGGCGTCAAAAAAGAAATAAAGCCATATTTACGCGACCAGTATACTAACGCAGATGGAATTATGTTTTGCCAGATCTGTCAGAACGCCGTTCCTTTTTCTTTGGCGAACGGTGACCCCTACTTCGAGACGGTTCAGTTCATTCCCAGGACGGCGAAAGTGTACTTCCAAAACTATTTGGCTCTCTGCCCGAACCACGCGGCGATGGTTCAGTTCGCAAATGAATCCAAGGATGCAATCGCCGAGCAATTCGCTATCCTTGATGCTGATCGTTTACCGATCGACCTCGCTGGAGAGTCATTTGATGTCTACTTCACCGAAACACATCGGAAAGACCTTCAGGCTGTATTGAAGGCAGACGACAAGTCCGAGAATACCTTAGATCGCTGA
- a CDS encoding SDR family NAD(P)-dependent oxidoreductase → MREPNTIQNGLYAQSVADNGTSAGVAQTIAEHPQIDILVNNLGIFEAVDFFDLTDEAWQHIFDINVMSGVRLARYYLKQMLEQNTGRIIFISSESGVVPAPEMPHYAMTKTAQLAVSRSLAQLTKGSAVTVNTVMPGSTLTPGVKEFVGNLFPNEEYDSAEQKFMADNRPTSLIQRLIQPEEIANLVAFVASPLASAINGAPLRIDGGLIPTIA, encoded by the coding sequence TTGCGGGAGCCGAACACCATTCAAAATGGTCTCTACGCACAAAGCGTAGCCGACAACGGGACTTCCGCTGGCGTCGCGCAAACCATCGCCGAACATCCACAGATTGATATCCTCGTCAACAATCTGGGGATCTTCGAGGCCGTTGACTTCTTTGACCTGACGGACGAAGCCTGGCAACACATCTTCGACATCAACGTGATGAGTGGCGTGCGTCTTGCCCGGTATTACCTCAAGCAAATGCTTGAGCAAAACACTGGACGCATCATTTTTATCAGCAGCGAATCCGGCGTCGTGCCCGCTCCTGAAATGCCCCACTACGCGATGACCAAAACAGCCCAGCTTGCCGTCTCACGTAGTCTGGCTCAGTTGACCAAAGGAAGCGCCGTCACGGTCAACACTGTTATGCCTGGTTCCACGTTGACACCGGGAGTGAAAGAGTTCGTCGGCAACTTATTTCCGAACGAAGAATATGACTCGGCTGAACAAAAATTCATGGCGGACAATCGGCCAACCTCCTTGATTCAGAGATTGATCCAGCCGGAGGAGATTGCCAATTTGGTAGCGTTTGTTGCCAGCCCACTCGCCTCGGCCATTAACGGAGCACCTTTGCGAATCGACGGCGGACTTATTCCAACCATTGCCTGA
- a CDS encoding DUF4437 domain-containing protein: protein MAIRISFAHKPKRRLLRALLLLAFAIAACATASNGIAQETEITPTSSVVLASEVEWTHLNPTRGEASPQAATLWGDRAGTEATGFLVKFGDGFSSPPHIHNVTYRGVVIGGDVHNDNREAEPMWMPAGSFWTQPAGEPHIAAS from the coding sequence ATGGCAATCAGAATTTCCTTTGCTCACAAACCCAAGAGGAGGCTCCTGAGAGCATTGCTACTGCTTGCGTTTGCGATCGCTGCTTGCGCAACCGCATCCAACGGCATCGCTCAAGAAACGGAAATCACGCCAACTTCCTCCGTCGTCTTAGCGTCTGAAGTCGAGTGGACGCACCTCAACCCTACCCGAGGCGAGGCCAGCCCACAGGCAGCAACGCTCTGGGGCGACCGAGCAGGAACGGAAGCGACGGGATTCCTCGTCAAATTCGGCGACGGATTTTCCTCGCCACCTCATATCCACAACGTCACTTACCGGGGCGTGGTGATCGGTGGCGATGTTCACAACGACAACCGGGAAGCCGAACCGATGTGGATGCCCGCTGGCTCTTTCTGGACGCAGCCAGCAGGTGAACCCCACATCGCCGCCTCGTGA
- a CDS encoding RNA polymerase sigma factor, translating into MSRQSSTLGTRTSFRGGHRFKKCVLGCVWRRAYMDICCHHGAMCSNSELQNPADRQGNRFTTTRWSMVVAAGVTASPIARVALSMLCETYWYPLYAYARRRGYAHQDAQDLIQSFFASLLESESLRDADPQRGKFRAFLLTALKNFAAKQWRSESIQKRGGTSLTLSLDCHDAEARYLCEPKDGKTPEASFDRKWAIATHEAAMWGSPAGCVQKEPAGIHIGSASRLSL; encoded by the coding sequence ATGTCGAGGCAATCGTCAACGCTTGGCACCAGAACATCATTTCGTGGCGGCCATCGCTTCAAAAAATGCGTTTTGGGTTGTGTTTGGCGCAGGGCATACATGGACATTTGCTGTCATCATGGTGCCATGTGCTCAAATTCCGAACTCCAAAACCCCGCAGATCGTCAAGGCAATCGTTTCACAACGACTCGGTGGAGCATGGTCGTGGCTGCGGGTGTTACTGCATCACCCATCGCACGAGTCGCGCTTTCGATGTTATGCGAAACCTATTGGTACCCGCTGTATGCCTATGCGCGTCGCCGAGGCTATGCCCATCAAGATGCGCAAGACCTGATCCAATCGTTTTTCGCAAGTTTGTTGGAGAGCGAAAGTCTACGGGACGCCGATCCCCAAAGAGGGAAATTCCGTGCGTTTCTCCTGACGGCGCTGAAGAACTTTGCCGCGAAACAATGGCGTTCTGAGTCGATACAAAAGCGGGGTGGAACCAGCTTGACGTTGTCGCTGGATTGTCACGATGCAGAAGCCCGATATCTGTGTGAACCGAAAGATGGGAAGACACCAGAAGCGAGCTTCGATCGCAAATGGGCGATCGCCACTCACGAGGCGGCGATGTGGGGTTCACCTGCTGGCTGCGTCCAGAAAGAGCCAGCGGGCATCCACATCGGTTCGGCTTCCCGGTTGTCGTTGTGA
- a CDS encoding RNA 2'-phosphotransferase: MRVDLSRFVFFPSGKFRSNRLFGLCFNPDKLAWSIFIQRPANRSLLNFTPPAAFVEGIRAGGLQKRSRNHVHLAADEATAIKVGARRAEPIILHVDAAAMRQDEPKFYLSANGVWFGRFSADQLPDFSQVSRP; the protein is encoded by the coding sequence ATGCGTGTAGATTTGTCTAGATTTGTGTTCTTCCCTTCGGGAAAATTTCGGTCCAACCGGCTCTTTGGTCTGTGCTTCAATCCAGACAAGCTGGCATGGTCCATTTTCATTCAGAGACCTGCAAATCGCTCTCTATTAAATTTTACGCCCCCTGCTGCGTTCGTCGAAGGAATCCGAGCCGGCGGGTTGCAGAAGCGATCTCGAAATCATGTCCATCTGGCTGCCGACGAGGCAACAGCGATCAAAGTCGGCGCGCGGCGTGCTGAGCCGATAATTCTTCACGTCGATGCCGCGGCCATGCGTCAAGATGAACCCAAATTCTACCTGTCTGCCAACGGAGTCTGGTTTGGTCGATTCAGTGCCGACCAACTTCCTGACTTTTCCCAGGTGAGCCGCCCGTGA
- a CDS encoding NUDIX domain-containing protein, protein MLDWIKVAGKLAYDRPTRERLLGYRPVVICLIQSLERDAFLFVQPAASRDAWMPPQEGIQPDVSVERATTECLEVELGIGRNQMHFRRSVWLGRQAIPERQGSRDVKFSIRPMQGKAYYGSLSKVAKDTSITCNPAEVSEYEWLTVDQIRDRLSDNSDRKVQLLKVLFDKLVHTEL, encoded by the coding sequence ATGCTTGATTGGATCAAGGTTGCTGGGAAGTTGGCTTATGATCGGCCGACGCGCGAGCGTTTGTTGGGCTATCGGCCGGTCGTGATTTGTTTAATTCAATCGCTCGAGCGGGATGCGTTCTTGTTTGTTCAGCCCGCGGCCAGTCGCGACGCTTGGATGCCACCGCAGGAAGGAATCCAACCCGACGTTTCCGTCGAACGGGCGACCACTGAGTGTTTGGAAGTTGAGCTTGGAATCGGGCGAAACCAGATGCACTTTCGTCGCTCGGTTTGGCTGGGACGCCAAGCGATCCCGGAGCGGCAAGGGAGCCGCGATGTTAAGTTTTCCATCCGGCCGATGCAGGGGAAGGCTTACTATGGTTCACTCAGCAAGGTCGCTAAGGATACTTCGATCACCTGCAACCCCGCCGAAGTGTCAGAGTATGAATGGCTGACGGTCGATCAGATTCGCGATCGACTGTCGGACAATTCCGATCGCAAGGTCCAACTTTTAAAGGTCTTATTTGATAAACTGGTACACACTGAGCTTTGA
- a CDS encoding glycosyltransferase, with protein MTTFRSPDYLHRVLQGYCHQSTSAFEMVVGEDGCTESTQAVILRLAAQASFSIRYLSQPYQGFGKTRLLNRAIQAAAAPYLIFTDGDCVPRADFVEQHLDLCRPGHFLSGGCCRLPRRLTNRILKGTVPFPNVTKLSWLKAEGFAPSSKWTWIDRRPQLAPWFDWATTTRPTFNGHNSSAWKQDLVRVNGFNLEMRYGGLDRELGERLENAGIRGLQIRHRAIAYHLDHDRDYVNEADWRQNGAIRRQVRRSRITRARRGLQELPGKALEHPILSYRRKRRGVDTIYFQSAGATNDG; from the coding sequence ATGACGACGTTTCGCTCTCCCGACTACCTGCATCGAGTGCTCCAAGGATACTGCCATCAATCGACTTCGGCTTTTGAAATGGTCGTCGGCGAGGACGGATGCACCGAGTCAACACAAGCTGTCATCCTCCGCTTAGCTGCACAGGCATCGTTCTCGATTCGTTACCTGTCCCAACCGTACCAAGGATTCGGAAAAACACGCCTTCTCAATCGGGCAATCCAAGCCGCCGCGGCCCCCTATTTGATCTTCACCGACGGAGACTGTGTTCCGCGAGCCGACTTTGTCGAGCAACATCTAGACCTTTGCCGCCCTGGACATTTTCTTTCCGGGGGCTGCTGTCGCCTACCGCGCCGGCTGACCAATCGAATCCTGAAGGGAACTGTCCCGTTCCCAAATGTCACGAAGCTATCCTGGCTGAAAGCGGAAGGCTTCGCTCCGTCCTCCAAATGGACCTGGATCGACCGCCGCCCCCAATTGGCCCCTTGGTTCGACTGGGCCACCACCACTCGCCCAACCTTTAATGGGCACAATTCTTCGGCTTGGAAACAAGACCTCGTGCGCGTCAATGGCTTCAACCTGGAGATGCGTTATGGCGGGCTCGACCGGGAACTGGGCGAGCGACTGGAGAATGCTGGGATCCGCGGTTTGCAAATTCGTCACCGTGCGATCGCCTATCATCTGGACCACGATCGCGACTATGTCAACGAAGCCGACTGGCGGCAAAACGGTGCCATTCGCCGTCAGGTTCGCCGCAGCCGGATCACCCGAGCACGACGGGGCCTTCAGGAATTACCGGGCAAGGCCCTTGAGCACCCCATCCTCTCGTATCGACGCAAGCGCCGAGGCGTTGATACGATTTATTTCCAATCGGCCGGAGCAACTAACGATGGATAA
- a CDS encoding aKG-HExxH-type peptide beta-hydroxylase, whose product MQIDLKKNSGLLWTEASVLQWKHEKTVGVLLALDKLFRSVAKPSESEAEYRRLLAWCQQAEEASFTQVFCDPRAYHWARVAFDLVAAVHRGAGISTGTAEYLRDLEIADPQKALAYHLNQFNVFVAALAVQSHVSVAFAPTLLNTPAFLPGTALSISHPSSQIHLCGVQPDGTLVVLVDGAKRRCSTRPPLPQTNDKPTQHVEPTLHVGPQVACGKGSITLQPHAFNVPGLKDIRSVVSAQVEDQRDVIETLSSCLETILRFAPETHRQMEHSLRVIAFKPPGAGEVFNTSCSRLPGAAIFTASRHPLMLADDLIHEFYHNRLFALEERVAFLVDGIDAIRPTTFYSPWRDDPRPIYGLFHAAFVFERVHAFWISAVKSGYLADMQLAYAKSRAAKLGHQLQITLAQLMCWGEFTTEGRSICESISDSLKADLMVAESLRINGDTPLVDFDDQTGFQFDVDEAGEPIRTRDDVIRHIREYDLNHRTAQVVNNHFDEVRDFAVAMRELIPTAVEL is encoded by the coding sequence ATGCAAATCGACCTCAAAAAAAACAGCGGACTACTCTGGACCGAGGCCTCCGTGCTGCAGTGGAAGCACGAAAAGACGGTAGGCGTCCTGCTAGCGCTGGACAAACTGTTTCGATCCGTTGCCAAACCGAGCGAAAGCGAAGCGGAATACAGACGATTACTGGCCTGGTGCCAACAGGCGGAAGAAGCATCGTTTACGCAGGTTTTCTGCGACCCGCGCGCTTACCACTGGGCTCGCGTCGCGTTTGACTTGGTGGCGGCGGTGCATCGTGGCGCAGGCATCTCCACAGGAACCGCAGAATACCTGCGAGACCTGGAAATCGCCGATCCGCAAAAAGCCCTCGCGTACCACCTGAATCAATTCAACGTATTCGTGGCAGCCCTGGCGGTGCAATCCCATGTGTCGGTCGCCTTCGCACCAACCCTTCTGAACACTCCGGCCTTCCTACCAGGAACCGCATTGTCGATTTCGCATCCATCGTCCCAGATTCATCTCTGCGGGGTGCAACCCGATGGCACGCTGGTGGTGCTTGTCGATGGAGCGAAACGACGGTGTTCGACGCGGCCCCCGTTGCCGCAAACCAACGACAAACCAACCCAGCATGTTGAACCAACCCTGCACGTTGGGCCGCAAGTTGCATGCGGCAAGGGCAGCATCACCCTCCAACCACACGCCTTCAACGTCCCTGGTTTAAAGGACATCCGTTCGGTCGTCTCGGCGCAAGTCGAAGACCAGCGCGATGTCATCGAGACGCTCTCCAGCTGTCTCGAAACGATCCTCCGATTCGCTCCGGAAACCCATCGTCAAATGGAGCATTCACTGCGTGTGATCGCATTCAAACCGCCGGGCGCCGGAGAGGTTTTCAATACCAGTTGCTCGCGGCTTCCTGGAGCCGCGATTTTTACCGCATCTCGCCACCCATTGATGCTGGCCGACGACCTGATTCACGAATTCTATCACAACCGTTTGTTCGCTTTGGAAGAGCGCGTCGCTTTCTTGGTCGATGGCATCGACGCAATTCGTCCAACCACGTTTTACTCGCCCTGGCGCGATGACCCCAGACCGATCTACGGCCTGTTTCATGCAGCATTCGTATTCGAGCGGGTCCACGCGTTCTGGATCTCTGCAGTCAAATCAGGTTACTTGGCCGACATGCAATTGGCCTACGCAAAGTCGCGTGCTGCGAAGCTGGGACACCAGCTACAGATCACCCTTGCCCAGTTAATGTGCTGGGGCGAATTCACCACGGAGGGTCGGTCGATTTGCGAATCGATCAGCGATTCGCTGAAGGCGGATCTAATGGTTGCGGAATCGCTGCGGATCAACGGCGATACACCGTTGGTTGATTTTGATGACCAAACGGGCTTCCAGTTCGACGTTGACGAAGCGGGAGAGCCGATCCGGACTCGAGACGATGTTATCCGGCACATCCGGGAATATGATCTAAACCACCGAACGGCTCAGGTAGTCAATAATCACTTCGACGAGGTCCGCGATTTTGCCGTCGCGATGCGAGAATTAATTCCAACGGCAGTCGAGCTGTAA
- a CDS encoding DUF1569 domain-containing protein has translation MLDSGNDRHGQWSLEQICRPIVYGQDPIVDGYPKWMPLFASFRHRLEASATGRIAVDRCGVDWVSPKR, from the coding sequence TTGTTGGACAGTGGCAACGATCGGCATGGGCAATGGTCACTCGAGCAAATTTGTCGCCCTATCGTGTACGGGCAAGATCCGATCGTTGATGGCTATCCGAAGTGGATGCCGCTCTTCGCGTCCTTTCGTCACAGGCTGGAAGCTTCTGCCACGGGGCGAATCGCCGTTGACCGGTGTGGGGTGGATTGGGTATCCCCGAAACGATGA
- a CDS encoding TroA family protein has product MALAGGREAIGVAGERSVTTPWEEIVAADPEVMIIACCGFDVKRTLEDLPILRAFPNWESLRCVRFSRVYAVDGSAYFSRPGPRLVDSLEILAHTLHPNLHPLPTGLPKATLIPRAP; this is encoded by the coding sequence GTGGCTCTCGCTGGCGGGCGCGAGGCGATCGGTGTTGCAGGCGAACGATCGGTGACGACGCCGTGGGAAGAGATCGTCGCGGCAGACCCAGAAGTTATGATCATCGCGTGTTGTGGCTTTGATGTTAAACGGACGCTGGAGGACCTGCCAATCTTGCGAGCGTTTCCGAATTGGGAATCGCTTCGATGCGTTCGGTTCAGTCGAGTCTATGCGGTCGACGGATCGGCATACTTCAGCCGTCCCGGACCACGGTTGGTCGACAGTCTGGAAATTCTCGCCCACACGTTGCATCCCAATTTGCATCCGTTGCCGACCGGATTGCCCAAGGCGACTTTAATACCCAGGGCTCCATGA
- a CDS encoding TroA family protein, producing MRIVSLLPSATEIICDIGLRDQIVGVTHECDYPRGVEQLPAVTGTLIPHDATSGEINTLVRERLKTEKAWYSLKMETLESLKPDLSVTQALCDVCAVAESEVRSAACSLPGNPAVINLEPTCFADVMQCIRQVSTAAGAVDQGERFISEFKHASMQLLSGQSGSRRGRRSSCSNGSTRRFVRAIGVLS from the coding sequence ATGCGAATTGTTTCCCTCCTTCCCAGTGCGACCGAGATCATTTGCGACATTGGGCTTCGCGATCAGATAGTCGGTGTCACACACGAATGTGACTATCCGCGGGGCGTTGAGCAACTGCCCGCAGTCACCGGGACGCTGATTCCGCACGACGCGACCAGCGGCGAGATCAACACGTTGGTTCGCGAGCGACTGAAGACCGAGAAGGCGTGGTATTCGCTGAAAATGGAGACGCTCGAATCGCTCAAGCCGGATTTAAGCGTCACGCAGGCTTTGTGCGACGTCTGTGCGGTTGCCGAAAGTGAGGTGCGATCGGCAGCTTGCTCGCTGCCCGGCAATCCGGCGGTAATCAATCTCGAACCGACATGTTTCGCTGATGTGATGCAGTGCATTCGGCAAGTCTCCACGGCCGCGGGCGCGGTGGATCAAGGCGAGCGTTTCATTTCCGAATTCAAGCACGCGTCGATGCAGTTGCTCTCCGGACAGAGCGGGTCACGTCGCGGCCGAAGGTCCTCTTGCTCGAATGGATCGACCCGCCGTTTTGTGCGGGCCATTGGAGTCCTGAGTTAG
- a CDS encoding CoA-binding protein produces the protein MPEIQQFLAATTYAVAGASARTHKYGHKVFIALLGSGRETYPLNPITEEIEGHKAYPKIADLPVVPEALSIITPPEVTRQVIADAIRAGVKHIWMQPGAEHYEASQSAREAGINVIDDGSCILVLLARQS, from the coding sequence ATGCCCGAAATCCAACAATTCCTGGCCGCGACAACCTACGCGGTCGCCGGCGCGTCCGCTCGCACGCACAAGTACGGCCACAAAGTCTTCATAGCCCTACTCGGTTCCGGCCGCGAAACCTATCCGCTCAATCCAATCACCGAAGAAATCGAAGGGCACAAGGCTTATCCAAAAATCGCCGACCTTCCCGTCGTCCCCGAAGCCCTCTCGATCATCACGCCACCGGAAGTCACACGCCAGGTCATCGCCGACGCGATTCGTGCCGGAGTGAAACATATTTGGATGCAGCCCGGAGCCGAACACTACGAAGCTAGCCAATCCGCACGCGAAGCGGGCATCAACGTCATCGACGACGGCAGCTGCATCCTCGTCTTGCTGGCTCGCCAATCATGA